One genomic segment of Tiliqua scincoides isolate rTilSci1 chromosome 6, rTilSci1.hap2, whole genome shotgun sequence includes these proteins:
- the DOK1 gene encoding docking protein 1 isoform X2, whose amino-acid sequence MDPPVKAGPLLLQQPPGLRLGAKRWKKSWFVLYPASPHGVARLEFFDCKEGTATADRLTTKRQDKKILRLADCVSVAPAPDCGPKDGLAAFRLETSERAYLFAAEPHETAEWVAQLCKAAFLNSPGQGAQPDTQCGEQEQALEMATNAIYYSREEVSTFWVTVQKTEAAERCHLQGTYVLKASCNSLVLEDPHSKQPLYTWPYRLLRRYGRDKVMFSFEAGRRCESGPGNFTFETRQGNEIFQVVEVAIRTQKAQAEENRQSSSSLDSEAAGLAQIQSTIASILSLESEGPAPERQGPRVAPPAQLSLAAEEKEVVVSPLKGQQQKLRDPLARWPSTPLHCPLPEVPSEVMGSVYSEPLDAVKGSRARLDPLYADPVDSRLCAAVDKEKGWHKSASLVYEQVGPSGAGACQELPGGSGGMHIYDEPEGRAPQPAPLPVAIYDEACLPCEAWRTKGLPSDGDCAVATTPQKRGQKLPKPCPVPKPPRTHKKASPPHGRGQAGLHQSSSSPSTTPHHPAGAEPLYSRVLKLSNTPAGPGSAGQEESVDESRPTSVYEDLGEI is encoded by the exons ATGGACCCCCCGGTCAAGGCGGGGCCGCTCCTCCTGCAGCAGCCGCCGGGGCTGCGCCTCGGGGCGAAG CGATGGAAGAAGAGCTGGTTTGTGCTGTACCCGGCCAGCCCGCACGGCGTGGCCCGCCTGGAGTTCTTCGACTGCAAGGAGGGGACAGCCACCGCCGACCGCCTGACCACCAAGCGCCAGGACAAGAAGATCCTGCGGCTGGCCGACTGCGTGAGTGTGGCTCCGGCCCCGGACTGTGGCCCCAAGGATGGCCTCGCAGCCTTTCGCCTGGAGACCAGCGAACGCGCCTATCTCTTTGCCGCCGAGCCCCACGAGACAGCCGAGTGGGTGGCCCAGCTCTGCAAGGCGGCCTTTCTG AACAGCCCCGGTCAAGGGGCACAACCTGACACACAGTGTGGGGAGCAAGAGCAGGCCCTGGAAATGGCCACCAACGCCATCTACTACTCACGAGAGGAAG TGAGCACGTTCTGGGTGACAGTGCAGAAGACAGAGGCTGCTGAGCGCTGCCACCTGCAGGGGACGTATGTGCTGAAGGCCTCCTGCAACAGTCTGGTCCTCGAAGACCCCCACTCAAAGCAGCCGCTGTACACCTGGCCCTACCGGCTGCTCCGCAGATATGGCCGGGACAAG GTGATGTTCTCCTTCGAGGCTGGCCGGCGCTGCGAGTCTGGCCCTGGCAACTTCACCTTTGAGACCAGGCAGGGGAATGAGATCTTCCAGGTTGTGGAGGTAGCGATCCGGACCCAGAAGGCCCAGGCAGAAGAGAACCGGCAGAGCAGCAGCTCCTTGGATTCGGAGGCTGCTGGCCTGGCACAGATCCAGAGCACCATTGCCAGCATCCTCAGCCTGGAGAGTGAGGGCCCTGCTCCAGAGAGGCAGGGCCCCAGGGTTGCACCACCAGCCCAACTCAGCCTTGCGGCAGAAGAGAAAGAGGTCGTGGTCTCCCCACTGAAggggcagcagcagaagctgcgcGATCCGCTGGCCCGCTGGCCCAGCACCCCACTGCACTGCCCGCTCCCTGAGGTGCCCTCTGAGGTCATGGGCAGCGTCTATTCTGAGCCCCTGGATGCTGTCAAGGGCTCCCGGGCAAGGCTAGATCCCCTCTACGCGGACCCTGTGGACAGTCGACTGTGTGCAGCTGTGGACAAAGAGAAGGGCTGGCATAAGAGTGCCAGCCTGGTGTATGAGCAAGTGGGGCCGTCAGGGGCAGGCGCCTGCCAGGAGCTCCCAGGCGGTAGCGGTGGGATGCATATCTATGATGAGCCGGAGGGCCGGGCCCCACAGCCAGCCCCTCTCCCTGTGGCCATCTATGACGAGGCGTGTCTCCCATGTGAGGCTTGGCGGACTAAGGGCCTGCCCAGTGATGGTGACTGTGCTGTCGCCACCACCCCCCAGAAGCGGGGCCAGAAGCTCCCCAAGCCTTGCCCTGTTCCAAAGCCACCCAGGACACACAAGAAGGCCTCTCCACCTCACGGCCGTGGCCAGGCCGGGCTTCATCAGAGCAGCTCTAGCCCCTCTACAACCCCCCATCACCCTGCTGGGGCAGAGCCCCTCTACAGCCGGGTACTGAAGCTCTCCAACACCCCAGCCGGCCCTGGCTCTGCAGGGCAAGAGGAGTCTGTGGACGAGAGTCGCCCAACCTCTGTGTACGAGGACCTGGGGGAGATCTGA
- the DOK1 gene encoding docking protein 1 isoform X1, translated as MDPPVKAGPLLLQQPPGLRLGAKRWKKSWFVLYPASPHGVARLEFFDCKEGTATADRLTTKRQDKKILRLADCVSVAPAPDCGPKDGLAAFRLETSERAYLFAAEPHETAEWVAQLCKAAFLQNSPGQGAQPDTQCGEQEQALEMATNAIYYSREEVSTFWVTVQKTEAAERCHLQGTYVLKASCNSLVLEDPHSKQPLYTWPYRLLRRYGRDKVMFSFEAGRRCESGPGNFTFETRQGNEIFQVVEVAIRTQKAQAEENRQSSSSLDSEAAGLAQIQSTIASILSLESEGPAPERQGPRVAPPAQLSLAAEEKEVVVSPLKGQQQKLRDPLARWPSTPLHCPLPEVPSEVMGSVYSEPLDAVKGSRARLDPLYADPVDSRLCAAVDKEKGWHKSASLVYEQVGPSGAGACQELPGGSGGMHIYDEPEGRAPQPAPLPVAIYDEACLPCEAWRTKGLPSDGDCAVATTPQKRGQKLPKPCPVPKPPRTHKKASPPHGRGQAGLHQSSSSPSTTPHHPAGAEPLYSRVLKLSNTPAGPGSAGQEESVDESRPTSVYEDLGEI; from the exons ATGGACCCCCCGGTCAAGGCGGGGCCGCTCCTCCTGCAGCAGCCGCCGGGGCTGCGCCTCGGGGCGAAG CGATGGAAGAAGAGCTGGTTTGTGCTGTACCCGGCCAGCCCGCACGGCGTGGCCCGCCTGGAGTTCTTCGACTGCAAGGAGGGGACAGCCACCGCCGACCGCCTGACCACCAAGCGCCAGGACAAGAAGATCCTGCGGCTGGCCGACTGCGTGAGTGTGGCTCCGGCCCCGGACTGTGGCCCCAAGGATGGCCTCGCAGCCTTTCGCCTGGAGACCAGCGAACGCGCCTATCTCTTTGCCGCCGAGCCCCACGAGACAGCCGAGTGGGTGGCCCAGCTCTGCAAGGCGGCCTTTCTG CAGAACAGCCCCGGTCAAGGGGCACAACCTGACACACAGTGTGGGGAGCAAGAGCAGGCCCTGGAAATGGCCACCAACGCCATCTACTACTCACGAGAGGAAG TGAGCACGTTCTGGGTGACAGTGCAGAAGACAGAGGCTGCTGAGCGCTGCCACCTGCAGGGGACGTATGTGCTGAAGGCCTCCTGCAACAGTCTGGTCCTCGAAGACCCCCACTCAAAGCAGCCGCTGTACACCTGGCCCTACCGGCTGCTCCGCAGATATGGCCGGGACAAG GTGATGTTCTCCTTCGAGGCTGGCCGGCGCTGCGAGTCTGGCCCTGGCAACTTCACCTTTGAGACCAGGCAGGGGAATGAGATCTTCCAGGTTGTGGAGGTAGCGATCCGGACCCAGAAGGCCCAGGCAGAAGAGAACCGGCAGAGCAGCAGCTCCTTGGATTCGGAGGCTGCTGGCCTGGCACAGATCCAGAGCACCATTGCCAGCATCCTCAGCCTGGAGAGTGAGGGCCCTGCTCCAGAGAGGCAGGGCCCCAGGGTTGCACCACCAGCCCAACTCAGCCTTGCGGCAGAAGAGAAAGAGGTCGTGGTCTCCCCACTGAAggggcagcagcagaagctgcgcGATCCGCTGGCCCGCTGGCCCAGCACCCCACTGCACTGCCCGCTCCCTGAGGTGCCCTCTGAGGTCATGGGCAGCGTCTATTCTGAGCCCCTGGATGCTGTCAAGGGCTCCCGGGCAAGGCTAGATCCCCTCTACGCGGACCCTGTGGACAGTCGACTGTGTGCAGCTGTGGACAAAGAGAAGGGCTGGCATAAGAGTGCCAGCCTGGTGTATGAGCAAGTGGGGCCGTCAGGGGCAGGCGCCTGCCAGGAGCTCCCAGGCGGTAGCGGTGGGATGCATATCTATGATGAGCCGGAGGGCCGGGCCCCACAGCCAGCCCCTCTCCCTGTGGCCATCTATGACGAGGCGTGTCTCCCATGTGAGGCTTGGCGGACTAAGGGCCTGCCCAGTGATGGTGACTGTGCTGTCGCCACCACCCCCCAGAAGCGGGGCCAGAAGCTCCCCAAGCCTTGCCCTGTTCCAAAGCCACCCAGGACACACAAGAAGGCCTCTCCACCTCACGGCCGTGGCCAGGCCGGGCTTCATCAGAGCAGCTCTAGCCCCTCTACAACCCCCCATCACCCTGCTGGGGCAGAGCCCCTCTACAGCCGGGTACTGAAGCTCTCCAACACCCCAGCCGGCCCTGGCTCTGCAGGGCAAGAGGAGTCTGTGGACGAGAGTCGCCCAACCTCTGTGTACGAGGACCTGGGGGAGATCTGA